The Rhizobium sp. WSM4643 genome contains the following window.
CGGGCGAGGTGACCGAGGCCGGCGGTTACAGCCTGCATTTCGACGGCATGCAGCCGGGGACCGGGCCGAACTATACCGAGGAGCGCGGCCACTTCACCATCCGCCGTGCCGGTGTCGCGGTTGCCGATACCTGGTCGGCCAAGCGCCTCTATACCGCCCGGCAGATGCCGACGACGGAGGCTGGTATTCTGACCTTCGGGCTCAGCCAGCTCTACGTCTCGCTCGGTGACGCCACCAAGGACGGCGGTATCGTCGTGCGCATCTGGTGGAAGCCGTTCATTCTCTGCATCTGGGGCGGCGCGGTGTTCATGGCCTTCGGCGGCCTGGTCTCGCTCAGCGACCGGCGCCTGCGTGTCGGCGCTCCGCGCCGCAAGGCGAAGCCGGCAAGGCCGGCAGCTCCCGCAATGGAGCCGGCCGAATGATGCGCTCACACCTTTCTTCCCCTTCTCCCCATCGGGGAGAAGATGCCCGAAGGGCAGATGAGGGGGCCGAGCGGCGGAGCTGCGAGGAGCTTGAGCGCAAGCGAAAGGTCGCCTGTGCTGCGAAGGGTGGCCCCCTCATCCGCCCTGTCGGGCACCTTCTCCCCGAGGGGCGAAGGGGAATGCGGCTTCTCTCCCGGCTCCTCATCGTCCTTTTCGTCCTCTTCACGCCCGTCTCCGCCTTCGCCGTCAATCCCGACGAGGTGCTGGCCGATCCAGCTTTGGAAGCCCGCGCTCGCGCTCTCTCGGCCGAGCTGCGCTGCATGGTCTGCCAGAACCAGTCGATCGACGATTCCAACGCCGATCTGGCCAAGGACCTGCGGCTGCTGGTGCGCGAGCGCATCACCGATGGCGACAGCGACGAGGCGGTGCTGACCTACATCGTCTCGCGCTACGGTGAATTCGTGCTGCTGAAACCGCGTGTCAGCATGAAGACGGGGCTGCTCTGGGGCGCACCGCTGCTGCTGATCCTTGCCGGCGGACTGTCAC
Protein-coding sequences here:
- a CDS encoding cytochrome c-type biogenesis protein, with the translated sequence MRLLSRLLIVLFVLFTPVSAFAVNPDEVLADPALEARARALSAELRCMVCQNQSIDDSNADLAKDLRLLVRERITDGDSDEAVLTYIVSRYGEFVLLKPRVSMKTGLLWGAPLLLILAGGLSLLVFARKRAGKPTGSKLTADEQAKLSELLKK